Below is a genomic region from Acuticoccus sp. I52.16.1.
CGCCCGCCTGCCCGGCGGCTTGGCGATCACCGCGGTGGTCGGCTCGGCCGGCTTTGCCACCGTCACCGGCTCCAGCGTCGCCTGCGCGGCGGCGATGGGGCGCATCGCGGTCCCGGAGATGATGCGCCTCGGCTACAAGCCGGAGCTCGCCACCGGCAGCATCGCGGCGGCCGGCACCATCGGCGCGCTGATCCCGCCGTCCATCCTGCTGATCCTCTTCGGCACGTTCACGCAGACGCCCGTCAGCCACCTCTTCCTCGGCGGCATCGGCGTGGGGCTGCTGACGGCGGTCGCCTACATTGCCGTCATCATCGTGCGGGTGAAGCTGAACCCGTCGCTGGCGCCGGCGACCACGCAGGCGGTGACACCGGCGGAGCGGAGCGCCGCGGTCAAGCAGACGTGGCCGACGCTGCTCTTGATCCTGACCGTGTTCGGCGGCCTCTTCTCGGGCGTGTTCACGGCGACCGAGGCGGGCGCGGTCGGCGCGATGGCGTCCTTCGTGGTCGCCGCGCTCAACCGCTCGCTCAACGGGCGCGTGGTATGGAGCGCGGTGACGGAGACGACGTACACCACGGCCAGCATCTTCGTCATCACCATCGGCGCCAACCTCCTCACCCGCTTCCTCTCGCTCAGCGACGTGGCGGGGGTCTTGTCGGAATTCGTGGTCAGCTTCGGCGCCGAACCGTGGATCCTCGCGATCGGCCTCGCCGTGCTCTACGTGCTGCTGGGCCTCATCCTGGAACCGCTGGGCGCGCTCCTTCTGACGCTGCCGGTCGTGCTGCCGGTCATGCAGGCCTCGGACGCCAGCATGATCTGGTACGGGGTGCTGGTGGTGAAGCTCCTGGAAGTGGGGATGATCACGCCCCCCGTCGGCCTCAACGTCTTCGTGGTGAAAGGGGTCGTGGGCGACCTCGTCTCCACCTCGGCGATCTTCCGCGGCATCTGGTGGTTCTTGATGATCGACGTCGTCGTCATCGCACTGGTGATCGCCTTTCCGGGGCTGGTGACGGCGATCCCGAACCTGGCGGGCGGCTAGGGCCATGCACGACATCCGCAGAACTCCCGAGGAGGTACGATGAGAACCCGCATCACGGAGCTGCTGGGGTGCTCGGTTCCGATCATCCAGGGCGGCATGCACATGGTGGGCGACGCGACGCTGGCCGCCGCCGTCTCCAACGCCGGTGGCTTCGGGATCATCACCGGTCTCTCCCAGGGCACGCCCGAACGGCTGGCGGCCGAGATCGCCCGCTGCCGGACGCTGACCGACCGGCCCTTCGGCGTGAACCTCACCTTCCTGCCGACCGTGAAGACGCCCGATTATCCCGGCCTGATCGACGCGATCGAGAGCGGCGGGGTGCGCGTGGTGGAGACGGCCGGGCGCAACCCGCAGCAGGTCATGCCGCGGCTGAAGGCGGCGGGCATCGCGGTGATCCACAAGTGCACCTCGGTGCGCCATGCGTTGAAGGCACAGCGGATCGGCTGCGACGCGGTATCGGTCGACGGGTTCGAGTGCGGCGGCCACCCGGGCGAGGACGACGTGCCCAACATGATCCTGCTGCCGCGGGCGGCGGAGGAACTGGAGATCCCGTTCGTGGCGTCGGGCGGGATGGCGGACGGGCGCTCGCTGGTCGCGGCGCTGGCGCTGGGAGCGGACGGGATCAACATGGGCACGCGCTTCCTGTGCACGCGGGAGGCGCCGGTGCACGAGAACGTCAAGGCGGCCATCGTCGCCGCGAGCGAGCTGGACACGCGGCTCATCATGCGCGGGCTGCGCAACACCGAGCGTGTCCTCAACAACCCGGCGGTGGCGCGCATCCTCGAGACGGAGCACGCGCGCGGCGCGGACCT
It encodes:
- a CDS encoding nitronate monooxygenase family protein produces the protein MRTRITELLGCSVPIIQGGMHMVGDATLAAAVSNAGGFGIITGLSQGTPERLAAEIARCRTLTDRPFGVNLTFLPTVKTPDYPGLIDAIESGGVRVVETAGRNPQQVMPRLKAAGIAVIHKCTSVRHALKAQRIGCDAVSVDGFECGGHPGEDDVPNMILLPRAAEELEIPFVASGGMADGRSLVAALALGADGINMGTRFLCTREAPVHENVKAAIVAASELDTRLIMRGLRNTERVLNNPAVARILETEHARGADLRFEDVAEEVVGVYPRVMKEGQADVGAWSCGMVAGLIHDVPSVKELVERTMDEARALIRGRLATLAA
- a CDS encoding TRAP transporter large permease, whose translation is MTDLILGFVGIGMAVFLILGGIPIAVSLISVSFVGIFVMVGERAAFGILTAVVYDFVSKWTLTSIPMFLLMGFVCYHAGLTRGLFELFRIFFARLPGGLAITAVVGSAGFATVTGSSVACAAAMGRIAVPEMMRLGYKPELATGSIAAAGTIGALIPPSILLILFGTFTQTPVSHLFLGGIGVGLLTAVAYIAVIIVRVKLNPSLAPATTQAVTPAERSAAVKQTWPTLLLILTVFGGLFSGVFTATEAGAVGAMASFVVAALNRSLNGRVVWSAVTETTYTTASIFVITIGANLLTRFLSLSDVAGVLSEFVVSFGAEPWILAIGLAVLYVLLGLILEPLGALLLTLPVVLPVMQASDASMIWYGVLVVKLLEVGMITPPVGLNVFVVKGVVGDLVSTSAIFRGIWWFLMIDVVVIALVIAFPGLVTAIPNLAGG